Proteins encoded in a region of the Meiothermus sp. QL-1 genome:
- a CDS encoding DUF5522 domain-containing protein, producing MLREGEDYYLEGGLWVFTESYHLKRGYCCGSGCRHCPYPKAVQTEAIRLRQAGTPIRSRAEFEARFGALLRTG from the coding sequence GTGTTGCGCGAGGGCGAGGACTACTACCTCGAGGGAGGGCTTTGGGTCTTCACCGAAAGCTACCACCTCAAGCGCGGCTACTGCTGCGGTTCGGGCTGCCGCCACTGCCCTTACCCCAAGGCGGTGCAGACCGAGGCCATCCGGCTCCGGCAGGCGGGCACGCCCATAAGGAGCCGGGCCGAGTTCGAGGCGCGTTTTGGTGCCCTTCTGCGCACCGGCTGA